One window of uncultured Trichococcus sp. genomic DNA carries:
- a CDS encoding LysM peptidoglycan-binding domain-containing protein, with protein sequence MPVCLQWMRRWAVSVFFSVMFLFGMLSPTIFAMESQSATQTNTVYTVKAGDTLYRIALEYGVTVRQLVAENNIVQPRLIRLGQKIVIPTASAAVADSSQSFGMKYTVVSGDTLSEIALRYGVTVDQLVKTNQINDPNLIYIGQMLTIPLSSSFTQQEILSAGGGYAVGLKTDGTVVAAGWNEAGQGDVGKWSGIVSVSAGAYHTVGLKTDGTVVATGSNLSGESAVSDWKNIVAISAGIGHTVGLKSDGTVIATGNNSNGEGNVQEWSDIVAITAGNGYTLGLKSDGKVVATGKNDRNQGAVSDWTDIVTISTGDSHAVGLKVDGTVVFAGNNSYGQGNVSDWTDIIAVAAGAHHTVGLKSDGTVVATGYNQEGQCEVSGWKDMVAITAGGNTFGLRKDGTVAVAGENVWDQYDVLGWTNIGHR encoded by the coding sequence ATGCCGGTTTGTTTGCAATGGATGCGTAGATGGGCTGTCTCTGTGTTTTTTTCGGTGATGTTCCTTTTCGGAATGCTGTCGCCAACTATCTTTGCAATGGAATCACAAAGTGCAACGCAAACGAATACCGTATATACAGTCAAAGCAGGCGACACGCTGTACAGAATTGCTCTCGAATACGGTGTGACTGTGCGGCAGCTTGTGGCGGAGAATAACATCGTTCAGCCCAGACTGATTAGGCTGGGGCAAAAAATCGTCATTCCGACAGCATCCGCTGCTGTTGCCGATTCCTCGCAATCATTTGGGATGAAGTATACGGTTGTATCCGGGGATACGCTCTCCGAAATCGCGCTCAGGTATGGCGTGACAGTTGACCAACTTGTAAAAACGAATCAAATCAATGATCCCAATCTGATTTACATCGGTCAGATGCTGACGATTCCGCTTTCCTCAAGTTTTACGCAACAGGAAATCCTTTCCGCGGGCGGGGGTTATGCGGTAGGGCTGAAAACGGACGGCACGGTCGTTGCTGCAGGCTGGAATGAAGCCGGGCAAGGGGATGTCGGAAAGTGGTCAGGGATTGTTTCTGTATCAGCGGGAGCCTATCACACGGTAGGCTTGAAAACGGATGGTACGGTGGTGGCAACCGGGAGTAATCTCAGCGGAGAAAGCGCCGTTTCGGATTGGAAAAATATTGTGGCTATATCGGCCGGAATCGGCCATACGGTGGGCTTGAAGTCAGACGGCACGGTCATTGCGACCGGAAACAACAGCAACGGGGAAGGCAATGTTCAGGAGTGGTCAGATATCGTTGCCATAACCGCGGGCAATGGGTATACCTTAGGACTGAAATCGGATGGGAAAGTTGTTGCCACGGGAAAAAATGATCGTAACCAAGGCGCCGTTTCCGACTGGACGGATATCGTGACCATTTCCACCGGCGATTCGCACGCTGTCGGTTTGAAGGTGGACGGGACCGTCGTATTTGCGGGAAACAACAGCTACGGTCAAGGGAATGTGTCCGACTGGACGGATATCATCGCTGTGGCAGCAGGGGCCCATCATACAGTGGGCTTGAAGTCGGATGGCACGGTCGTTGCGACAGGATACAATCAAGAAGGGCAATGCGAGGTATCCGGCTGGAAAGATATGGTAGCCATTACCGCTGGCGGGAATACATTCGGACTGAGAAAAGACGGCACTGTCGCAGTGGCAGGCGAAAATGTTTGGGATCAGTATGATGTGTTGGGATGGACGAATATTGGGCATCG